From Pongo pygmaeus isolate AG05252 chromosome 1, NHGRI_mPonPyg2-v2.0_pri, whole genome shotgun sequence, one genomic window encodes:
- the LOC129014088 gene encoding small ubiquitin-related modifier 1: MSDQEAKPSTEDLGDKKEVEYIKLKVIGQDSSEIHFKVKMTTHLKKLKESYCQRQGVPMNSLRILFEGQRIADNHTPKELGMEEEDVIEVYQEQTGGHSTV; encoded by the coding sequence ATGTCTGACCAGGAGGCAAAACCTTCAACTGAGGACTTGGGGGATAAGAAGGAAGTGGAATATATTAAACTCAAAGTCATTGGACAGGATAGCAGTGAGATTCACTTCAAAGTGAAAATGACAACACATCTCAAGAAACTCAAAGAATCATACTGTCAAAGACAGGGTGTTCCAATGAATTCACTCAGGATTCTCTTTGAGGGTCAGAGAATTGCTGATAATCATACTCCAAAAGAACTGGGAATGGAGGAAGAAGATGTGATTGAAGTTTATCAGGAACAAACGGGGGGTCATTCAACAGTTtag